One Azoarcus sp. DN11 DNA segment encodes these proteins:
- a CDS encoding MFS transporter gives MSTHDTATRAAPRAKQIIAAVIGNALEWYDFIVFGFLAVVISRLFFPADSEYSSLLMATATFGVGFFMRPVGGILLGIYADRKGRKAALQLIIAMMTVSIALIAFAPPYAAIGVAAPLLIVLARLLQGFATGGEFASATAFLIESAPPNKRGLYGSWQMFGQGLAVFAGAGVTALITRNVSPEALDAWGWRVPFMIGLLIGPVGLWIRRHLEETEAFLEAHDAPAEKQSLARMLKNHLREVFAVMGVTVCGTVGFYVILVYMPTFASKQLGMALSDAFTAQVIAVALMTILMPVFGALSDRIGRKVLVIAASAGLLVAAYPLLAWVHAAPSFERLVTMQILLCILLATFFGPISAVMAEQFPAGVRSTGLALAYNVAVMVFGGFAQFIVTWLIQSTGIVIAPVFYVMFAAALGFVSALFLTDRTRVAHLAAVDAEVPAPTAGQRVEKAAILPRTAATHT, from the coding sequence ATGAGCACTCACGACACCGCCACGCGGGCCGCCCCGCGCGCGAAGCAGATCATCGCGGCCGTCATCGGCAACGCGCTCGAATGGTACGACTTCATCGTCTTCGGCTTCCTCGCCGTGGTGATCTCGCGCCTCTTCTTCCCCGCCGACAGCGAATACAGCTCGCTGCTGATGGCCACGGCGACCTTCGGCGTGGGCTTCTTCATGCGCCCGGTCGGCGGCATCCTGCTCGGCATCTACGCCGACCGCAAGGGACGCAAGGCCGCGTTGCAGCTCATCATCGCGATGATGACGGTGTCGATCGCGCTGATCGCCTTCGCGCCGCCCTACGCTGCGATCGGCGTCGCCGCGCCGCTGCTGATCGTGCTCGCGCGCCTGCTGCAGGGCTTCGCCACCGGCGGTGAATTCGCCAGCGCGACCGCCTTCCTGATCGAGAGCGCCCCGCCCAACAAGCGGGGCCTGTACGGCTCGTGGCAGATGTTCGGCCAGGGCCTCGCGGTGTTCGCCGGTGCCGGCGTCACGGCGCTGATCACGCGCAACGTCTCGCCCGAAGCGCTCGATGCCTGGGGCTGGCGCGTCCCGTTCATGATCGGCCTGCTGATCGGCCCGGTCGGCCTGTGGATCCGCCGCCACCTCGAGGAGACCGAAGCCTTCCTCGAAGCGCACGATGCGCCCGCGGAAAAGCAGTCGCTCGCCCGCATGCTGAAGAACCACCTGCGCGAAGTCTTCGCCGTGATGGGCGTCACCGTCTGCGGCACGGTCGGCTTCTACGTGATCCTGGTCTACATGCCGACCTTCGCGAGCAAGCAGCTCGGCATGGCCCTGTCCGACGCCTTCACCGCCCAGGTCATCGCGGTCGCGCTGATGACCATCCTGATGCCGGTGTTCGGCGCCCTGTCCGACCGCATCGGCCGCAAGGTCCTGGTGATCGCCGCGTCGGCCGGCCTGCTCGTCGCCGCCTATCCCCTGCTCGCGTGGGTGCATGCCGCGCCCTCGTTCGAACGCCTCGTCACGATGCAGATCCTGCTGTGCATCCTGCTCGCGACCTTCTTCGGGCCGATCTCGGCGGTGATGGCGGAGCAGTTCCCCGCCGGCGTGCGCTCCACCGGCCTTGCGCTGGCCTACAACGTCGCGGTGATGGTGTTCGGCGGGTTCGCGCAGTTCATCGTCACCTGGCTGATCCAGAGCACGGGCATCGTGATCGCACCGGTGTTCTACGTGATGTTCGCGGCTGCACTCGGCTTCGTCTCCGCGCTGTTCCTCACCGACCGCACCCGGGTCGCCCACCTCGCCGCGGTCGACGCGGAAGTCCCCGCGCCGACGGCCGGGCAGCGCGTCGAGAAAGCCGCCATCCTCCCGCGCACCGCCGCCACGCACACCTGA
- a CDS encoding M20 aminoacylase family protein has product MKTWRRAIHQNPELGFDEVATSKLVADSLAAWGFEVHTGIAATGVVGVLRWGKGGDKSGPRLGLRADMDALPIQEETGLPWASRNTGRMHACGHDGHTAILLGAAEVFGRLHREGQLPGSGTLNLIFQPAEELGGGGGAKRMIDEGLFERFPCDAIFGLHNYPGVPTGHFRFRPGPFMASSDKVLVRFDGKGGHGALPHMAVDPTLPAAATILALQSIVGRNVDPVDMAVISVGRMTAGKAYNVIPGSAELELSVRALDPAVRDRLETRICELVRGQAAAWGVDCDIRYERGYPVLINSAEHVRLGAEVARALIGEDKVKDDAAPLSGSEDFAFMLQQVPGCYLLIGNGDNGFGGGEHLGPCSVHNPHYDFNDACLAPGAAFWVALARRFFGG; this is encoded by the coding sequence ATGAAGACCTGGCGGCGCGCCATCCACCAGAATCCCGAACTCGGCTTCGACGAGGTCGCGACGAGCAAGCTCGTGGCCGACTCGCTCGCGGCCTGGGGCTTCGAGGTCCATACCGGCATCGCCGCGACCGGCGTCGTCGGCGTGCTGCGCTGGGGCAAAGGTGGGGACAAGAGCGGGCCGCGCCTGGGCCTGCGCGCCGACATGGACGCACTGCCGATCCAGGAAGAGACCGGCCTGCCCTGGGCGAGCCGCAACACGGGCAGGATGCACGCCTGCGGCCACGACGGCCATACCGCGATCCTGCTCGGCGCGGCGGAAGTCTTCGGCCGCCTGCACCGCGAAGGGCAGTTGCCCGGCAGCGGCACGCTGAACCTGATCTTCCAGCCCGCCGAAGAACTCGGTGGCGGCGGCGGCGCGAAGCGCATGATCGACGAAGGCCTGTTCGAGCGCTTTCCCTGCGATGCGATCTTCGGGCTGCACAATTATCCCGGCGTGCCGACCGGCCACTTCCGCTTCCGCCCCGGCCCCTTCATGGCCTCGTCGGACAAGGTGCTGGTGCGTTTCGACGGCAAGGGCGGACACGGCGCCCTGCCCCACATGGCGGTCGACCCCACGCTTCCCGCCGCCGCGACGATCCTCGCGCTGCAGTCCATCGTCGGGCGCAACGTCGATCCGGTGGACATGGCAGTGATCAGCGTCGGCCGCATGACGGCCGGCAAGGCCTACAACGTGATCCCGGGCAGCGCGGAACTGGAACTGAGCGTGCGCGCGCTCGACCCGGCCGTGCGCGACCGGCTCGAAACGCGCATCTGCGAACTCGTGCGCGGACAGGCGGCAGCCTGGGGCGTCGATTGCGACATCCGCTACGAGCGCGGCTATCCGGTGCTGATCAACAGCGCCGAGCACGTGCGCCTCGGCGCGGAAGTCGCCCGCGCGCTGATCGGGGAAGACAAGGTGAAAGACGACGCTGCACCGCTCTCCGGCAGCGAGGACTTCGCCTTCATGCTGCAGCAGGTGCCCGGCTGCTACCTGCTGATCGGCAACGGCGACAACGGCTTCGGCGGCGGCGAGCACCTCGGCCCGTGCAGCGTGCACAACCCGCACTACGACTTCAACGACGCCTGCCTCGCGCCCGGCGCCGCCTTCTGGGTGGCACTGGCGCGGCGCTTCTTCGGCGGCTGA
- a CDS encoding LysR substrate-binding domain-containing protein, translating to MKDHQLKALVQVADAGSIRAAARAMHLSQSALTKALRELEEDVGAELLTRSYKGVVFTPAGQALLVRARLALATLEKAREEVRLLRGGAGACIAVALTPLVAATVLARVLAEFRRIQPHAALSLEEGLLTNVVPGILEGRLDFAVALANAQDLPYEVDFERLADIPAVPAGRIGHPLAGARTWAELRGASWVLNLTGASQGSHLVNWLEANGIDVPASTVRCASPTLMLELMRRTDHIGFGPTVLVRDPVFGAGLQEFAVEPLPPPMSLGILTLRGMPLSVAARPLAALFARQLRDA from the coding sequence ATGAAGGACCATCAACTCAAGGCGCTCGTGCAGGTCGCCGACGCCGGCTCGATCCGGGCGGCGGCGCGGGCGATGCATCTCAGCCAGAGCGCGCTGACGAAGGCGCTGCGCGAACTCGAGGAGGACGTGGGGGCGGAGCTGCTGACGCGCAGCTACAAGGGCGTGGTGTTCACGCCCGCCGGCCAGGCGCTGCTGGTGCGTGCGCGGCTCGCGCTGGCGACGCTGGAGAAGGCGCGCGAGGAGGTGCGGCTGCTGCGCGGCGGGGCGGGCGCGTGCATTGCCGTCGCGCTGACGCCGCTCGTCGCGGCGACGGTGCTGGCGCGCGTGCTGGCCGAATTCCGCCGCATCCAGCCGCATGCGGCGCTGAGCCTGGAAGAGGGGCTGCTGACCAACGTGGTGCCGGGCATCCTCGAAGGGCGCCTCGATTTCGCGGTGGCGCTCGCCAATGCGCAGGACCTTCCGTATGAAGTGGATTTCGAGCGGCTGGCGGACATCCCGGCCGTCCCTGCGGGGCGTATCGGCCATCCGCTCGCCGGGGCGCGGACCTGGGCGGAGCTGCGCGGCGCGAGCTGGGTGCTCAACCTGACCGGGGCGAGCCAGGGCAGCCACCTGGTGAACTGGCTGGAGGCCAACGGCATCGACGTGCCGGCGAGCACCGTGCGCTGCGCGTCGCCGACGCTGATGCTGGAGCTGATGCGGCGAACCGACCACATCGGCTTCGGCCCGACCGTGCTGGTGCGCGATCCGGTCTTCGGTGCCGGGTTGCAGGAGTTTGCCGTCGAGCCGCTGCCGCCGCCGATGTCGCTGGGCATCCTGACGCTGCGCGGCATGCCGCTGAGCGTCGCGGCCCGGCCGCTGGCGGCCTTGTTCGCACGTCAATTGCGCGACGCCTGA
- a CDS encoding copper-binding protein, with product MKQTATLALVAALTLGAGTALAADKMGEMDMKGMDMGKKMGDMKGMDMKAAPGAVHKAVGIVKAIDAAAGTVSVAHEPVKSLEWPAMVMGFAVKDKALLDKLAVGKKIEFEFVKEGKGYTLTSAK from the coding sequence ATGAAGCAGACCGCAACCCTGGCCCTCGTGGCGGCCCTGACCCTCGGCGCCGGCACAGCGCTCGCCGCCGACAAGATGGGCGAGATGGACATGAAAGGGATGGACATGGGCAAGAAGATGGGCGACATGAAGGGCATGGACATGAAGGCCGCGCCCGGCGCCGTGCACAAGGCCGTCGGGATCGTGAAGGCGATCGACGCCGCGGCCGGCACGGTGAGCGTCGCCCACGAGCCGGTGAAGAGCCTCGAATGGCCGGCGATGGTGATGGGCTTCGCCGTCAAGGACAAGGCGCTCCTCGACAAACTGGCCGTGGGCAAGAAGATCGAGTTCGAATTCGTCAAGGAGGGCAAGGGCTACACGCTCACCAGCGCGAAGTAA
- a CDS encoding efflux RND transporter permease subunit, translating to MIARLIRWSIANRFLVLLASLMVSAWGVWSAARTPLDALPDLSDVQVIIRTTWPGQAPQIVENQVTYPLTTTMLSVPGAKTVRGYSFFGDSFVYVLFEDGTDLYWARSRVLEYLNQVQSRLPGGAKPSLGPDATGVGWVYEYALADRSGKHDLSQLRALQDWFLKYELKSVPNVAEVASIGGMVRQYQIVLDPDRLQAYNIPHGKVIEAVARANQETGGSVLELGEAEYMVRAGGYLQGLDDFRKIPLGTSGAGVPVRLGDVARIQVGPEMRRGIAELDGEGEVAGGVIIMRSGKNALETIAAVKAKLASLKSSLPPGVEIVPVYDRSGLIERAVDNLSHKLVEEFIVVALVCGIFLFHLRSAFVAIVCLPLGVLIAFIVMQHQGVNANIMSLGGIAIAIGAMVDAAVVMIENAHKHLEAWRHEHPGEHLSPVLHWDVIAESAAEVGPALFFSLLIITLSFIPVFTLEAQEGRLFSPLAFTKTYAMAAAAGLSVTLVPVLMGYLIRGRIPDEQANPINRWLIAAYRPLLDAVLRHPRATLAVAAVAALATVWPASRIGGEFMPPMDEGDLLYMPSALPGLSAGKAQEILQQTDKLIMTVPEVKQVFGKIGRADTATDPAPLEMVETTIQFKPRSEWRPGMTPEKLVEELDRTVKLPGLANIWVPPIRNRIDMLATGIKSPVGIKVAGTDLREIDRIAGDVERVAKTAPGVSSALAERLTGGRYIDVKIDRDAAARYGLNIADVQSIVASAVGGDNIGETIEGLQRFPINVRYPREVRDSLERLRNLPVLTERGARITLGTVAAVRIDDGPPMLKSENARLSGWVYVDIRGRDLESAVQDMQRAVAREVKLPPGYSLSWSGQFEYLERAQARMRVVVPFTLLIIFILLYLIFARFDEALLIMVTLPFALVGGFWLMYALGYNLSIASAVGFIALAGVAAEFGVVMLIYLKNAWEERENLPRPQTTALLDDAIREGAVLRVRPKAMTVAVILAGLVPIMLGGGTGSEIMQRIAAPMVGGMVTAPLLSMFVIPAVYRLMRGRRLPPNATGGERRARAPDDAEAPR from the coding sequence ATGATCGCCCGGCTCATCCGCTGGTCCATCGCGAACCGCTTCCTGGTGCTGCTCGCCAGCCTGATGGTAAGCGCGTGGGGGGTGTGGTCGGCCGCGCGCACGCCCCTCGACGCCCTGCCGGACCTCTCCGACGTGCAGGTGATCATCCGCACCACCTGGCCGGGCCAGGCGCCGCAGATCGTCGAGAACCAGGTCACTTACCCCCTCACCACCACCATGCTGTCGGTGCCGGGGGCGAAGACGGTGCGGGGCTATTCCTTCTTCGGCGACTCCTTCGTGTATGTGCTGTTCGAAGACGGCACCGACCTCTACTGGGCGCGCTCGCGCGTGCTCGAATACCTGAACCAGGTGCAGTCCCGCCTGCCGGGCGGGGCCAAGCCTTCGCTGGGGCCGGACGCCACCGGCGTAGGCTGGGTCTATGAATACGCGCTGGCCGACCGGAGCGGCAAGCACGACCTGTCGCAACTGCGCGCGCTGCAGGACTGGTTCCTCAAGTACGAACTGAAGTCGGTGCCCAACGTCGCCGAGGTGGCGAGCATCGGCGGCATGGTCAGGCAGTACCAGATCGTGCTGGACCCCGACCGGCTGCAGGCCTACAACATCCCCCACGGCAAGGTGATCGAGGCGGTGGCGCGCGCCAACCAGGAGACCGGCGGCTCGGTGCTGGAACTGGGCGAGGCCGAGTACATGGTGCGGGCCGGCGGCTACCTGCAGGGTCTCGACGACTTCCGCAAGATTCCCCTGGGCACGTCCGGGGCCGGGGTGCCGGTGCGCCTGGGCGACGTGGCCCGCATCCAGGTGGGGCCGGAGATGCGCCGCGGCATCGCCGAGCTCGACGGCGAGGGCGAAGTGGCGGGCGGCGTGATCATCATGCGCTCGGGCAAGAACGCCCTGGAGACCATCGCCGCGGTCAAGGCGAAGCTCGCCAGCCTCAAGTCGTCGCTGCCGCCGGGCGTCGAGATCGTGCCCGTCTACGACCGCTCGGGCCTCATCGAGCGGGCGGTGGACAACCTCTCGCACAAGCTCGTCGAGGAATTCATCGTCGTCGCGCTGGTCTGCGGCATCTTCCTGTTCCACCTGCGTTCGGCCTTCGTCGCCATCGTATGCCTGCCGCTGGGGGTGCTGATCGCCTTCATCGTCATGCAGCACCAGGGGGTGAACGCCAACATCATGTCGCTGGGCGGCATCGCGATCGCCATCGGCGCGATGGTGGACGCGGCGGTGGTGATGATCGAGAACGCGCACAAGCACCTCGAGGCGTGGCGTCACGAGCACCCCGGCGAGCATCTGTCGCCGGTCCTGCACTGGGACGTGATCGCTGAAAGCGCGGCCGAGGTCGGGCCGGCGCTCTTCTTCTCGCTCCTCATCATCACCCTGTCCTTCATCCCCGTGTTCACGCTGGAAGCCCAGGAGGGGCGTCTCTTTTCGCCGCTCGCCTTCACCAAGACCTACGCGATGGCCGCCGCCGCCGGCCTCTCCGTGACCCTGGTGCCGGTGCTGATGGGCTACCTGATCCGCGGCCGCATCCCGGACGAGCAGGCCAATCCCATCAACCGCTGGCTGATCGCCGCCTACCGGCCACTGCTCGACGCCGTGCTGCGCCACCCCAGGGCGACACTCGCCGTGGCGGCCGTGGCGGCCCTGGCGACGGTGTGGCCGGCGAGCCGCATCGGCGGCGAGTTCATGCCGCCGATGGACGAGGGCGATCTGCTCTACATGCCTTCGGCGCTCCCCGGGTTGTCCGCCGGCAAGGCGCAGGAAATCCTGCAGCAGACCGACAAGCTGATCATGACCGTGCCCGAGGTCAAGCAGGTCTTCGGCAAGATCGGCCGGGCCGACACCGCCACCGACCCGGCGCCGCTGGAGATGGTCGAAACCACGATCCAGTTCAAGCCCCGCAGCGAGTGGCGCCCCGGCATGACGCCCGAAAAGCTGGTGGAGGAGCTGGACCGCACGGTGAAGCTCCCGGGGCTCGCCAACATCTGGGTTCCCCCCATCCGCAACCGCATCGACATGCTCGCGACCGGCATCAAGAGTCCGGTGGGAATCAAGGTGGCGGGCACCGACCTGCGCGAAATCGACCGCATCGCCGGCGACGTCGAGCGCGTGGCGAAGACGGCGCCCGGCGTGAGTTCGGCGCTGGCCGAGCGGCTTACCGGCGGGCGCTACATCGACGTGAAGATCGACCGCGACGCCGCCGCCCGCTACGGCCTCAACATCGCCGACGTGCAGAGCATCGTCGCCTCGGCGGTGGGCGGGGACAACATCGGCGAGACCATCGAGGGCCTGCAGCGCTTTCCCATCAACGTGCGCTACCCGCGGGAAGTGCGCGATTCCCTGGAAAGGCTGCGGAACCTGCCGGTGCTCACCGAGCGCGGCGCCCGGATCACGCTCGGCACCGTGGCCGCGGTCCGCATCGACGACGGCCCGCCGATGCTGAAGAGCGAGAACGCCCGCCTCTCGGGCTGGGTGTATGTGGACATCCGCGGCCGCGACCTCGAGTCGGCGGTGCAGGACATGCAGCGCGCCGTCGCACGGGAGGTGAAGCTGCCGCCCGGCTACTCGCTGTCGTGGTCGGGCCAGTTCGAGTACCTCGAGCGCGCCCAGGCCAGGATGCGCGTGGTGGTGCCCTTCACCCTGCTCATCATCTTCATCCTCCTGTACCTCATCTTCGCCCGCTTCGACGAGGCCCTGCTGATCATGGTCACGCTGCCGTTCGCGCTGGTGGGCGGTTTCTGGCTGATGTACGCCCTCGGCTACAACCTGTCGATCGCCTCGGCGGTGGGCTTCATCGCGCTCGCCGGCGTCGCCGCCGAATTCGGGGTGGTGATGCTGATCTACCTCAAGAACGCCTGGGAGGAACGCGAGAACCTGCCCCGGCCGCAGACGACGGCGCTGCTGGACGACGCCATCCGCGAAGGGGCGGTGCTGCGCGTGCGGCCCAAGGCGATGACGGTGGCGGTCATCCTCGCCGGCCTCGTCCCCATCATGCTGGGCGGCGGCACCGGCTCGGAGATCATGCAGCGCATCGCCGCCCCCATGGTGGGCGGGATGGTCACGGCGCCCCTCCTCTCGATGTTCGTGATCCCCGCCGTTTACCGCCTGATGCGCGGGCGGCGGCTCCCCCCGAACGCCACCGGCGGAGAGCGGCGCGCCCGCGCCCCCGACGATGCGGAGGCACCCCGGTGA
- a CDS encoding efflux RND transporter periplasmic adaptor subunit yields MNKTTAFLIGSTLFALGAGGGYWIGRQAPAATPGTFANGSDAAAASDKIDPRTGRRVLYWHDPMVPGQKFDKPGKSPFMNMDLVPVYADEGGDSGTVTIDPRLQQNLGVRVVDVARRSLAPKVEAVGSVAFNERAVEVVTARATGFIDKLYVRAPLDPVRAGQPLAELLAPDWVAAQEEYLALSRSAAPDAASLREAARRRLMVLGMPESVIRAVEREGRPRTRVVLAAPIDGVIGELSAREGMTATLGSPLFRINGLATVWVNAELPEAQAALVQPGSPVAARLAAYPAERFTGKVAALLPEVDPATRTLKVRIELANPKGILKPGMFATVDFSPAAPHQEVLVVPSEALIRTGTRNLLILALDGGKFQPLEVEPGIETDGLTEIRKGLQAGQKVVASAQFLIDSEASLKATVERMDAPPAAAPGPAQHHGEGVVEAIDKEQVTLSHGPIPSMNWPAMTMSFKLPAGAPPQVEVGSRVDFDFVATPKGEFEIRSITPAKPRPEAGR; encoded by the coding sequence ATGAACAAGACCACGGCATTCCTCATCGGCAGCACCCTTTTCGCCCTTGGCGCGGGCGGCGGTTACTGGATCGGCCGCCAGGCGCCCGCCGCGACGCCCGGCACCTTTGCGAACGGCAGCGACGCCGCGGCCGCGAGCGACAAGATCGACCCCCGGACCGGGCGCAGGGTGCTCTACTGGCACGATCCCATGGTGCCGGGGCAGAAGTTCGACAAACCCGGCAAGTCACCTTTCATGAACATGGACCTGGTGCCGGTCTATGCCGACGAAGGCGGCGATTCGGGCACCGTCACCATCGATCCCCGCCTGCAGCAGAACCTGGGAGTGCGCGTCGTCGACGTGGCACGGCGGTCCCTCGCGCCCAAGGTGGAGGCCGTGGGCTCGGTCGCCTTCAACGAGCGCGCGGTCGAAGTGGTGACCGCGCGCGCCACCGGCTTCATCGACAAGCTCTACGTCCGGGCGCCGCTCGACCCGGTGCGCGCCGGCCAGCCGCTGGCCGAACTGCTGGCACCCGACTGGGTGGCGGCGCAGGAGGAATACCTGGCCCTGTCGCGCAGCGCGGCACCCGATGCCGCGAGCCTGCGCGAGGCGGCCCGCCGGCGCCTCATGGTGCTGGGCATGCCGGAGAGCGTCATCCGCGCCGTCGAACGCGAAGGCCGGCCCCGGACGCGGGTCGTCCTCGCCGCGCCGATCGACGGCGTGATCGGCGAACTGTCCGCGCGGGAAGGCATGACCGCCACGCTGGGGAGTCCCCTGTTCCGCATCAACGGCCTCGCCACCGTGTGGGTGAATGCCGAACTGCCGGAAGCCCAGGCCGCCCTCGTCCAGCCGGGCAGTCCCGTCGCGGCACGCCTGGCGGCCTACCCGGCCGAGCGCTTCACCGGCAAGGTGGCCGCCCTGCTGCCGGAAGTGGACCCGGCCACCCGCACCCTGAAGGTGCGCATCGAGCTCGCCAATCCCAAGGGCATCCTGAAGCCGGGCATGTTCGCGACCGTCGATTTCTCGCCCGCCGCGCCGCACCAGGAGGTGCTCGTGGTGCCGAGCGAGGCGCTGATCCGCACCGGCACGCGCAACCTCTTGATCCTCGCGCTCGATGGCGGGAAATTCCAGCCGCTGGAGGTGGAGCCGGGCATCGAGACCGACGGCCTGACCGAAATCCGCAAGGGCCTGCAGGCGGGGCAGAAGGTCGTCGCTTCGGCGCAGTTCCTGATCGACTCCGAGGCGAGCCTCAAGGCCACGGTCGAGCGCATGGACGCTCCGCCCGCCGCCGCGCCGGGACCCGCGCAGCACCACGGCGAAGGCGTCGTCGAAGCCATCGACAAGGAGCAGGTGACGCTCTCCCACGGCCCCATCCCGAGCATGAACTGGCCGGCCATGACGATGAGCTTCAAGCTGCCGGCCGGCGCGCCGCCGCAGGTCGAGGTCGGCAGCCGGGTGGACTTCGACTTCGTCGCCACGCCCAAGGGCGAATTCGAGATCCGGTCGATCACGCCCGCGAAACCCCGTCCGGAGGCCGGACGATGA
- a CDS encoding TolC family protein has translation MSTSTKTQKHRSARAGWLAAALALIVSPAAPAQPASPLTFDDALQLAVADSPRLTAQARAAEAATAAITPAGQLPDPKLTLAVDNLPVNGADRWSLTRDFMTARRVGVVQDFPREEKRRLREERARAEADKEGATLAAQSAAVRREIAAAWLDQWFAQAQVGALEELEPEAALLVDIARAQLAGGKGSAADALAARGAAVTLQDRLAEVRRDLLRTRSALVRWVGAAATRSLAAPPDLTALSAPPERLLANIEHHPALSAYGPMAAVARAEVGLARAAKQPDWSLELAYQQRGPAFSDMVSVAVHIDLPLWGEKRQDPLIRAREKQLEQVEAEREDARRMHAAEIRADIATWESAKERAARLANELVPLARERTAVALAAYRGGRGDLNAVLAARSNEVETRLMTIRQQAELGQAWARLNFLLEAHTAESR, from the coding sequence ATGTCGACGTCGACCAAGACGCAGAAGCATCGCAGCGCACGCGCGGGGTGGCTGGCGGCCGCCCTGGCGCTGATCGTCTCTCCCGCCGCGCCGGCCCAGCCGGCCTCCCCGCTGACCTTTGACGACGCGCTGCAGCTCGCCGTCGCAGACTCGCCGCGGCTCACCGCCCAGGCGCGCGCGGCGGAGGCGGCCACGGCCGCGATCACGCCGGCCGGCCAGCTGCCGGACCCCAAGCTGACCCTGGCGGTGGACAACCTGCCCGTGAATGGCGCCGACCGCTGGAGCCTCACGCGGGATTTCATGACGGCGCGCCGGGTCGGCGTGGTGCAGGACTTTCCCCGCGAAGAAAAGCGCCGCCTGCGGGAGGAGCGCGCCCGTGCCGAAGCCGACAAGGAAGGCGCCACGCTCGCCGCGCAGTCGGCGGCGGTCCGGCGGGAGATCGCGGCCGCCTGGCTGGACCAGTGGTTCGCCCAGGCCCAGGTCGGCGCGCTGGAGGAACTGGAGCCGGAAGCCGCCCTGTTGGTGGACATCGCCCGCGCCCAGCTTGCCGGCGGCAAGGGCAGCGCCGCCGACGCGCTCGCCGCCCGTGGCGCGGCCGTCACCCTCCAGGACCGCCTCGCCGAGGTCCGGCGCGACCTCCTGCGCACCCGCTCGGCGCTTGTCCGCTGGGTCGGTGCCGCGGCGACCCGCTCCTTGGCCGCGCCGCCCGACCTCACGGCCCTGTCCGCCCCGCCCGAGCGCCTGCTCGCCAACATCGAACACCACCCCGCACTTTCCGCCTACGGCCCGATGGCCGCCGTGGCCCGCGCCGAGGTCGGTCTCGCCCGGGCGGCCAAGCAGCCCGACTGGAGCCTGGAGCTCGCCTACCAGCAGCGCGGTCCCGCGTTCTCCGACATGGTCTCGGTGGCGGTGCACATCGATCTGCCCTTGTGGGGGGAGAAGCGCCAGGACCCGCTGATCCGTGCGCGGGAGAAGCAGCTCGAGCAGGTCGAGGCCGAGCGCGAGGACGCGCGGCGCATGCACGCGGCGGAAATCCGCGCCGACATCGCCACCTGGGAGAGCGCGAAGGAGCGTGCCGCGCGCCTCGCCAACGAACTCGTGCCGCTCGCCCGCGAGCGGACGGCGGTGGCGCTCGCTGCCTACCGGGGCGGACGCGGCGACCTGAATGCGGTGCTCGCCGCCCGCAGCAACGAAGTCGAAACCCGCCTCATGACCATCCGGCAGCAGGCCGAACTCGGGCAGGCCTGGGCCCGGCTCAACTTCCTCCTCGAAGCCCACACGGCGGAATCGCGATGA
- a CDS encoding LysR substrate-binding domain-containing protein, with protein MQNIPTELLRTFLKAVDTGSFTRAGEIVGRTQSAVSLQIRRLEEMLDAPLFVRGTHRVKLTEEGATLAGYARRMLALNDEAVSSLRRPKVAGSVRLGAPHEYTASLLPVILGKFAQSHPGVMLEVTCDLSKNLLARQEKGEFDLVIALHDDPEERGGDKVLTEPLVWITSMDHERHMQRPLSLVVAPPPCIYRNRVLQTLGRQQRAWRIAYMSSSYSGIVAAVRAGLGVTLLAGSTVPEGVRVLGERDGFPAMGQLDVRLYERPEATTEAVRCLADYITSSFANSDTALATAASGAQMTSE; from the coding sequence ATGCAAAACATCCCCACCGAGTTGCTGCGCACCTTCCTGAAAGCCGTGGATACGGGCAGCTTCACCCGCGCGGGCGAAATCGTCGGCCGTACCCAGTCCGCCGTGAGCCTGCAGATCAGGCGCCTGGAGGAAATGCTCGACGCGCCGCTGTTCGTGCGCGGCACGCACCGCGTGAAGCTCACCGAGGAAGGCGCCACGCTCGCCGGCTACGCGCGGCGGATGCTCGCGCTGAACGACGAGGCGGTGAGCAGCCTGCGCCGGCCCAAGGTCGCGGGCAGCGTGCGCCTGGGGGCGCCGCACGAATACACCGCATCGCTGCTGCCGGTGATCCTCGGCAAGTTTGCGCAGTCGCATCCGGGGGTGATGCTCGAGGTCACCTGCGACCTGAGCAAGAACCTGCTCGCGCGCCAGGAGAAAGGCGAGTTCGACCTCGTCATCGCGCTGCACGACGACCCCGAAGAACGCGGCGGCGACAAGGTGCTCACCGAACCGCTGGTATGGATCACCAGCATGGACCACGAGCGCCACATGCAGCGGCCGCTGTCGCTGGTCGTCGCGCCGCCGCCGTGCATCTACCGAAACCGCGTGCTGCAGACACTCGGCCGCCAGCAGCGGGCCTGGCGCATCGCCTACATGAGCTCCAGCTACAGCGGCATCGTCGCCGCGGTGCGCGCCGGCCTGGGCGTGACCTTGCTCGCCGGCAGCACCGTGCCCGAAGGCGTGCGGGTGCTGGGCGAGCGCGACGGCTTTCCCGCGATGGGGCAGCTCGACGTGCGCCTGTACGAACGCCCGGAGGCGACGACCGAGGCGGTACGCTGCCTCGCGGACTACATCACGAGCAGCTTTGCCAACTCCGACACGGCGCTGGCCACGGCGGCATCGGGCGCGCAGATGACCAGCGAGTAG